The following coding sequences lie in one Spirosoma sp. KUDC1026 genomic window:
- a CDS encoding polyprenol monophosphomannose synthase, with translation MKERLVVIPTYNEIENIEAIIRKVFSLVEPFDVLIVDDGSPDGTARRVRELQEEYPANGTINRLHLLERRGKLGLGTAYIDGFKWALSRGYQYLFEMDADFSHNPDDLIKLYHACADAGPERADIAVGSRYIRGVNVVNWPMGRVLMSYFAGVYVRFVTGMPVMDPTAGFVCYRAEVLEVILHNPIKFVGYAFQIEMKFTCWKYGFRISEVPIIFTDRTRGVSKMSSKIFKEAVFGVLQMKISSFFRHYIPRREAAVKNEEPVEAV, from the coding sequence GTGAAAGAGCGCCTGGTCGTTATTCCGACATACAACGAGATTGAAAATATTGAAGCAATCATCCGCAAGGTATTTAGTCTTGTGGAGCCGTTCGACGTACTGATCGTTGATGATGGGTCACCGGACGGGACTGCCCGGCGGGTTCGGGAGCTCCAAGAAGAGTACCCGGCGAACGGAACTATAAACCGGCTGCATCTGCTCGAACGGCGGGGTAAGCTGGGCCTGGGCACAGCCTACATTGATGGCTTCAAATGGGCACTGTCGCGCGGGTATCAATACCTGTTCGAGATGGATGCTGACTTCTCGCATAATCCGGATGACCTTATCAAGCTTTACCATGCCTGCGCCGATGCCGGACCCGAACGGGCTGACATTGCGGTTGGGTCGCGCTACATCCGGGGGGTCAACGTAGTGAACTGGCCAATGGGGCGGGTGTTAATGTCATATTTCGCCGGGGTGTATGTTCGCTTCGTAACGGGCATGCCGGTAATGGACCCCACGGCGGGCTTTGTCTGCTACCGGGCCGAGGTGCTGGAAGTGATTCTGCACAATCCGATCAAGTTCGTGGGCTACGCTTTCCAGATCGAGATGAAGTTTACCTGTTGGAAATACGGTTTCCGCATCAGTGAAGTCCCGATCATCTTTACCGACCGGACCAGGGGTGTGTCGAAAATGTCGTCTAAAATCTTCAAGGAAGCTGTTTTCGGCGTACTGCAAATGAAAATCAGCAGCTTCTTCCGACACTATATTCCACGCCGGGAAGCCGCCGTCAAAAATGAAGAGCCTGTAGAGGCTGTCTAG
- a CDS encoding VWA domain-containing protein — translation MTPWYSLSWFSPTQWQQFRFAYSLALYLIPAVLLLFALRYYLYRNAQQRLNMSLNPVFTTRSSTGWSFFGQYVMSSLRFLLPISMFIAVSLLLVSLARPQIVWERRDEQAEGIDIMLAMDVSSSMSETDVAPNRLTAARGVAQRFVKGRKNDRIGLVVFAGEAFSLCPLTTDYTLVQQYLTNLNDQMIRTSGTAIGDALARCINRMRDRPTTDSTHTVAAESDNQRSKVVILLSDGDNTAGNLDPVMAARLARAFKIRLYTIAVGRPERSRDQTVSVDEGILKTIATIGQGNFFRATDAGRLEAVFAQINQLEKAPVRILVHEDIQDFYRVYLYWGVVFLLVSLFLKVTIVGNILED, via the coding sequence ATGACGCCCTGGTATTCACTTAGCTGGTTTAGCCCGACGCAATGGCAGCAGTTCCGCTTTGCCTATTCCCTGGCCTTGTACCTGATCCCCGCCGTGCTGCTGCTGTTTGCGCTGCGCTATTACCTCTACCGCAACGCCCAGCAGCGGCTCAACATGTCTCTGAATCCTGTATTTACGACTCGTTCATCAACCGGCTGGTCATTTTTCGGGCAGTACGTTATGAGCAGTCTTCGCTTTCTATTGCCAATCAGTATGTTTATCGCTGTCAGCCTGCTGCTTGTGTCGCTGGCCCGGCCACAAATCGTGTGGGAACGGCGCGATGAGCAGGCCGAAGGAATCGATATTATGCTGGCGATGGACGTATCATCTTCGATGAGTGAAACGGACGTAGCGCCTAACCGGCTCACTGCCGCCCGTGGGGTGGCTCAGCGCTTTGTGAAAGGTCGTAAGAATGACCGTATTGGCCTGGTTGTATTCGCCGGGGAAGCATTTTCGCTCTGTCCGCTCACCACCGACTACACCCTGGTTCAGCAGTACCTGACGAACCTCAACGACCAGATGATTCGTACGTCAGGAACGGCCATTGGCGACGCGCTGGCCCGCTGCATCAACCGGATGCGCGACCGTCCCACCACCGACAGCACGCATACCGTAGCGGCCGAGTCCGATAATCAGCGTAGCAAGGTGGTTATTTTGCTGAGCGATGGGGATAACACCGCCGGAAACCTCGATCCCGTCATGGCTGCCCGGCTGGCCCGCGCCTTCAAAATTCGCCTGTACACAATTGCCGTCGGCCGACCAGAGCGGTCCCGGGACCAAACCGTTTCGGTAGACGAAGGGATTCTGAAAACCATCGCCACGATTGGACAGGGCAATTTCTTCCGCGCTACCGACGCAGGGCGGCTTGAAGCGGTTTTTGCTCAGATCAACCAACTGGAAAAAGCACCGGTCCGAATACTGGTTCACGAAGACATTCAGGATTTCTACCGGGTTTACCTGTACTGGGGCGTCGTTTTTCTCTTGGTATCACTATTCCTGAAAGTGACGATCGTGGGGAATATTCTGGAAGATTAG
- the hemG gene encoding protoporphyrinogen oxidase, translated as MSIGIIGAGISGLTLAYELEKLGIDYHLWEASDQPGGYIRSSREKGQEAGRAYLRELGPNSLLGDDALLNWLDELGLTPELTFSKPVSKARYIFRSGQYRTLPSGPLSLLFGNFFSWKTKLAIWRERNNKTLSPPGETLGQFFRRRFSSELVEYALGPFVAGIYAGDPERLLVSETFPSLLAFEKEYGSVLRGFMKQQGGARKQSFSFREGMQALPLALANRLNKLSLNDPVRQIAHTPSGWQVDSKSGTVTVDRLVLAVGTDAAARLVAGYNDSFATALSQIAYPPMTAVHSVFKRADVTHPLNGFGGLNPKVEGRFAAGHIWSSSVFEGRCADDEVLITTFVGGQQNPANARLSDEQIEQGVQNELEEGFGVRTSTPVFRTITRWERAIPQYDAQIVAVKPWVKRAEEDDLFVCANWYGGISLSDCIGKAIKLAAELAGESVINNF; from the coding sequence ATGAGCATCGGGATCATTGGCGCCGGGATTTCAGGGCTGACACTGGCCTACGAGCTGGAGAAGCTTGGTATTGACTACCATCTTTGGGAAGCGTCCGATCAGCCGGGTGGGTACATCCGGTCGAGCCGGGAGAAAGGACAAGAAGCGGGTCGAGCGTACCTGCGGGAATTAGGGCCTAACTCTCTCCTGGGTGACGATGCGTTGCTGAACTGGTTGGACGAGTTGGGTCTGACGCCTGAGCTGACGTTCAGCAAACCGGTCAGTAAGGCGCGCTACATATTCCGGAGTGGCCAGTACCGCACTTTGCCCTCGGGACCGCTGTCGCTGCTTTTCGGGAATTTCTTTAGTTGGAAAACCAAACTCGCCATCTGGCGGGAGCGTAACAATAAAACATTATCTCCTCCCGGCGAAACGCTGGGCCAGTTTTTCCGGCGTCGCTTCTCGTCGGAGCTTGTCGAGTATGCACTGGGGCCTTTCGTCGCCGGAATTTATGCTGGTGATCCGGAACGGCTGCTGGTATCGGAGACCTTCCCAAGTCTGCTGGCATTCGAGAAAGAATACGGTTCCGTACTGCGTGGCTTCATGAAACAGCAGGGGGGCGCCCGCAAACAATCGTTTAGCTTCCGGGAGGGAATGCAGGCGCTGCCGCTGGCGCTGGCCAACCGGCTGAACAAATTGTCGCTGAACGATCCTGTTCGTCAGATTGCTCACACGCCCTCCGGCTGGCAGGTCGACAGCAAGTCTGGGACCGTAACGGTCGATCGACTCGTGTTGGCCGTCGGAACCGATGCCGCGGCCCGGCTTGTGGCTGGTTATAACGATAGTTTTGCCACGGCCTTGAGTCAAATTGCGTATCCACCCATGACAGCGGTCCACTCCGTGTTCAAACGGGCCGACGTAACCCATCCGCTCAACGGCTTCGGTGGGCTCAACCCAAAGGTGGAAGGTCGGTTTGCTGCCGGTCATATCTGGAGCAGTTCCGTATTCGAGGGACGTTGCGCTGACGACGAAGTGCTGATCACAACTTTTGTGGGTGGACAGCAGAATCCAGCGAACGCCCGCTTGTCTGACGAACAGATCGAGCAGGGTGTACAGAACGAGTTGGAAGAAGGCTTTGGCGTCCGTACGTCGACGCCTGTTTTCAGAACGATTACGCGCTGGGAGCGGGCAATTCCACAATATGACGCGCAGATCGTAGCCGTGAAGCCCTGGGTGAAGCGTGCCGAAGAAGATGACCTGTTCGTTTGTGCCAACTGGTACGGCGGAATATCGCTGTCCGACTGCATCGGCAAAGCGATAAAGCTGGCGGCTGAACTGGCGGGCGAATCTGTGATTAACAATTTTTAA
- a CDS encoding DUF58 domain-containing protein, with amino-acid sequence MDEFLARIRNFDIRIRKAVNSQMRGSFRSVFKGTGLEFSDLRTYQYGDDVRVIDWNVSSKGHGTFVKVFREEKDQTVFFVVDVSASQQVGPRQRNKLDATKEICGVLALSAIREASHVGLYCFSDRKEQYIKPANGMKTGYQLITSLYKSQPESSRTNISDALLFTLNSLKRRSVVFLISDFIDQNYDHNLKALAKKHDLVVIHLFDQREVHLPRLGIVPVHDTETGRTVWINTSSAQFRQGLRNSFQQNQIRLERLCKQYNANYLAINSQEDFVPKLVDLFRVRRYQ; translated from the coding sequence ATGGATGAGTTCTTGGCCCGGATCCGCAATTTTGATATTCGCATCCGTAAAGCGGTAAATTCGCAGATGCGCGGCAGCTTCCGGTCCGTTTTTAAGGGAACGGGGCTCGAGTTCAGCGATTTGCGGACGTATCAGTACGGCGACGACGTTCGGGTGATCGACTGGAACGTATCGTCCAAGGGTCATGGTACGTTCGTGAAGGTGTTCCGCGAGGAAAAAGACCAGACCGTTTTTTTTGTGGTCGACGTGAGTGCCTCCCAGCAGGTGGGTCCACGCCAGCGGAACAAGCTGGATGCCACCAAAGAGATCTGTGGCGTTCTTGCGCTGTCGGCCATCCGCGAAGCCAGCCACGTCGGACTCTATTGTTTTTCCGACCGGAAGGAGCAGTACATCAAACCGGCAAACGGGATGAAAACCGGCTATCAGCTCATTACGAGTCTGTATAAGTCACAGCCGGAGTCGAGCCGGACGAATATCTCGGATGCCCTCCTGTTTACACTCAACAGCCTGAAACGACGTAGTGTCGTTTTTCTGATTTCTGATTTTATCGATCAGAATTACGACCACAACCTGAAGGCGCTGGCGAAAAAGCACGATCTCGTCGTTATTCACCTGTTCGATCAGCGGGAAGTTCACCTGCCCCGGCTGGGGATTGTGCCGGTACACGATACCGAAACCGGCCGTACGGTATGGATAAATACGTCTTCAGCGCAGTTTCGGCAAGGGTTACGTAACTCATTTCAGCAGAATCAGATCCGGCTCGAGCGGTTGTGCAAACAGTATAACGCCAACTATCTTGCCATTAACTCGCAGGAAGATTTTGTCCCTAAACTCGTTGATCTGTTCCGGGTAAGAAGATACCAATGA
- a CDS encoding DUF4296 domain-containing protein produces the protein MLRHVFNSGLSLSVLLGAWLMQACSAVDDTKPDNLLPEETMVSILTDIHLAEARVGQMGLRSVDSSNIVYNRLEKQIFKKYKLDTARYNASYRYYSTHPREMEAVYKEITGRLQKKLDVAKKPTKL, from the coding sequence ATGCTTCGACACGTATTCAATTCCGGCTTATCATTGTCTGTGCTGCTGGGCGCGTGGCTGATGCAGGCCTGTTCCGCCGTCGACGATACCAAACCCGACAATTTGCTGCCCGAAGAGACAATGGTCAGCATCCTGACCGATATTCACCTGGCCGAAGCGCGGGTTGGGCAGATGGGCCTTCGGTCCGTAGATTCGTCCAACATCGTGTATAACCGACTGGAGAAGCAAATTTTCAAAAAATATAAGCTCGACACGGCCCGCTATAACGCCAGCTATCGGTACTACTCAACCCACCCCCGCGAAATGGAGGCTGTTTACAAAGAGATTACCGGGAGGCTGCAAAAAAAGCTGGACGTGGCTAAAAAACCTACTAAGTTATGA